In Hymenobacter sublimis, a single genomic region encodes these proteins:
- the porU2 gene encoding putative type IX secretion system sortase PorU2, translating into MKQAYQQQWWLLFLLLVLSAAGARAQSGPYGNEWIVPGQQYYKVKVARDGLYRLDYQYLQQAGITGVSPQRLQVWRRGREVAVHVGGNQTTLDQSTFIEFFGQKNDGTLDRGMFKNAADNPQPYYSLFTDTAAYFITWSSTAQGRRMAQTNPAATATPHARRIRQPLRVFSNSYNTINDETNVYNSWSERGENFLSDEFATQPFVVAFDSVWAVASGGPVPRVTLQVVGKTMGQHRTQVSVVEANGTTRVLGTLNYANFDYARGSYELRASDRNANGRVQLQLTQLLGNTSNSVRGDRARVAYARLTYAQNSRWPQRQTQLFFANDSTLTGGPAYYLLDSIPATVRGYDVTDPYSVQRVEGQAGTAATQRGFVFADATTARTRQLLLADASRALVPRPAQRVYFRTISPAAHNFLIVTSRVLMHQAGTTANPVRAYANYRASTGWDTLVVTSELLYDQFHYGERSSLAVRQFAQWMLAGSSRAKSLLLLGKGIGVSEFCGVSFRRDPENYRDCLGFTGSSAVVRNLVPASTRGISDIFFTADWQNGDYRPRMSTGRIAAQTPQHVLNYLNKLKEHEALGYAPWRRNVLHMVGSINATEAVVFENYLNKYGTYVRRPPFAGNVVKTYRRADYPGTIPGATPPLNLAADFNAGLSFISYFGHGGPQTLAWQIARINDAANGFANQGKYPVWYISGCSAGNAFTSYGSFGEDYMLAENKGVVGFLSESDLGFDPDLDALHTEIVKLLFSDPTWYGKPVAEVQQEAVRRLQTNGSASSIAGLMNTVWQGDPALKLFSPLKPDFQTANSQLQVSPSIIPITAARFDLKVTVSNPGRSATGTLDIRVTRSYGNGRANEVLLFENLRQARRDTTYTLSITNPSTGSIAGLNTFLVEVDPANKIDESDETNNQGTLTYTFLTGGVTALSPPEFGIVGSRSVRLVGQSSVLTVTSREYDMELDTVQTFNSAQLKTKRVAAVMVPEWSETLPSFAGRDSVVWYWRLRLHAPQGDESPDWVVSSFRVINGRNGGWSQSHPGQFRRDERSGIEVAVPGGQWSFNAGTQEATVTSTRIGPAREWQSVFHTIRTSTNSNYTLRLLGVDSLGVVTVLNPNITSRTLALTGISAQKYPYLQLQAVLRQTGSGPAPQLEQWLVTYQGIPEGVVRRDVVLASAPAAYDAATLAQQARTGTLTIPVSFQNVADFDFTDPLVAYILVRDNANHIVQKNVVFRGSPLLAHSQRTYEVKLNIVGLTGTLSGQVVLNPRRQPEQYYFNNELPLPSFEVENRDTPPVLDVAFDGRHLLNGDIVSTQPIISIQLRDADRLRPMKDRSAFIVTLTRPNATASVPVDLNAAGITFVADSAQGTARLEYQPGKATPLPDGVYTLEVQGRDGSGNLAASEPYRITFEVISNTSITNVFPYPNPVISKTKFVFTLTGSTVPRNMKIQIVSLTGRVVKEIMMADLGPLRIGNNVSEYAWDGTDDYGDRLANGTYLYRVVLDDPEGQFKQRQTSADKAFKKGWGKLVLLR; encoded by the coding sequence ATGAAGCAAGCTTACCAGCAACAATGGTGGCTCTTGTTCCTGCTCCTGGTGCTTAGCGCGGCGGGAGCCCGCGCCCAATCCGGGCCTTATGGCAACGAGTGGATTGTACCGGGCCAGCAGTACTACAAAGTGAAAGTAGCCCGCGACGGGCTCTACCGCCTCGATTACCAATACTTGCAGCAGGCGGGCATTACGGGTGTGAGTCCGCAGCGCCTGCAAGTATGGCGGCGGGGTAGGGAGGTAGCGGTGCACGTAGGTGGCAACCAGACTACCCTAGACCAGAGCACGTTCATCGAGTTCTTCGGCCAGAAAAATGACGGCACCCTCGACCGGGGCATGTTCAAGAACGCCGCCGACAACCCTCAGCCCTACTATAGCCTGTTCACGGACACGGCCGCCTACTTTATTACCTGGTCGAGCACGGCCCAGGGCCGGCGCATGGCCCAAACCAACCCAGCTGCTACGGCCACGCCGCATGCCCGCCGGATCCGGCAGCCCCTGCGCGTATTCTCGAACTCCTACAATACCATCAACGACGAGACCAATGTGTACAACTCCTGGTCGGAGCGGGGGGAAAATTTCCTGAGCGATGAGTTTGCCACTCAGCCCTTCGTCGTGGCCTTTGACTCCGTGTGGGCCGTGGCCAGCGGCGGGCCCGTGCCGCGGGTAACGCTGCAGGTGGTGGGCAAAACCATGGGCCAACACCGCACCCAGGTTAGCGTAGTAGAAGCCAACGGTACTACCCGCGTGCTGGGCACGCTTAATTACGCCAACTTCGACTACGCCCGCGGCTCGTACGAGCTACGGGCCTCAGACCGCAACGCCAACGGGCGGGTGCAGCTGCAGCTAACCCAGCTTCTGGGCAACACCTCCAACAGTGTGCGCGGTGACCGAGCCCGGGTGGCTTACGCCCGCCTGACCTACGCACAGAACAGCCGCTGGCCCCAGCGCCAGACCCAGCTGTTTTTTGCCAATGACTCCACTCTCACCGGCGGGCCGGCGTACTACCTGCTCGACTCCATTCCGGCCACGGTGCGCGGCTACGACGTCACCGACCCTTACTCCGTGCAGCGCGTGGAAGGCCAGGCGGGCACTGCTGCCACCCAGCGGGGCTTCGTATTCGCGGATGCTACCACGGCCCGGACCCGGCAACTGCTGCTGGCCGACGCCAGCCGCGCCCTGGTGCCCCGGCCAGCTCAGCGCGTGTACTTCCGTACAATTTCGCCGGCCGCGCACAACTTCCTGATTGTAACCAGCCGGGTGCTCATGCACCAGGCCGGCACCACGGCCAACCCCGTGCGAGCCTATGCCAACTACCGGGCTAGCACTGGCTGGGATACGCTGGTCGTGACATCGGAATTACTTTACGACCAGTTTCACTACGGGGAGCGGTCCTCGCTGGCGGTGCGGCAGTTTGCCCAGTGGATGCTGGCTGGTAGCTCCCGTGCTAAATCGTTGCTGCTGCTGGGCAAAGGCATTGGGGTAAGCGAGTTCTGTGGCGTTTCCTTCCGCCGAGACCCCGAAAACTACCGCGACTGTCTGGGCTTTACCGGCAGCTCCGCTGTGGTGCGCAACCTAGTGCCGGCCAGTACCCGCGGTATTTCGGATATCTTTTTCACGGCCGACTGGCAGAATGGCGACTACCGGCCGCGCATGAGCACCGGGCGCATTGCCGCCCAGACGCCCCAGCACGTACTCAACTACCTCAACAAGCTCAAGGAGCACGAGGCCCTGGGCTACGCCCCCTGGCGGCGCAACGTGTTGCACATGGTTGGCAGCATTAATGCTACCGAGGCGGTGGTCTTTGAAAACTACCTCAACAAGTACGGCACCTACGTGCGGCGCCCACCCTTCGCTGGCAACGTGGTAAAAACCTACCGCCGCGCCGATTACCCGGGTACGATTCCCGGCGCTACCCCGCCCTTGAACCTGGCCGCTGATTTCAACGCGGGTCTATCGTTTATTTCTTATTTCGGGCACGGTGGCCCCCAGACCTTGGCCTGGCAGATTGCCCGAATTAATGATGCCGCTAACGGCTTCGCCAACCAGGGCAAGTACCCAGTGTGGTATATCAGCGGCTGCTCGGCGGGCAACGCGTTTACCTCCTACGGCTCCTTCGGTGAGGACTACATGCTGGCTGAGAACAAAGGGGTAGTTGGCTTTCTAAGTGAGTCGGACCTGGGCTTTGACCCGGACCTGGACGCCCTGCACACCGAAATTGTGAAGCTGCTGTTCTCGGACCCCACCTGGTACGGCAAGCCCGTGGCGGAGGTGCAGCAGGAAGCCGTGCGGCGCCTGCAAACCAATGGTAGCGCCTCCAGCATCGCCGGCCTGATGAATACCGTCTGGCAAGGCGACCCGGCCCTCAAGCTGTTTTCTCCCCTGAAGCCCGACTTCCAGACCGCTAATAGCCAGTTACAGGTTTCGCCGAGCATCATCCCGATTACGGCTGCCCGCTTTGACTTGAAAGTGACGGTCAGCAACCCCGGCCGCAGTGCCACCGGCACGCTCGATATTCGGGTAACCCGGAGCTACGGCAACGGTCGGGCCAACGAGGTGTTGCTGTTCGAGAACCTGCGCCAAGCCCGCCGCGACACCACCTACACGCTCAGCATCACCAACCCCAGCACGGGTAGTATTGCTGGCCTCAATACATTCTTGGTAGAAGTTGACCCCGCCAATAAAATTGACGAATCGGACGAGACCAACAACCAAGGCACACTTACCTATACCTTCCTGACGGGCGGCGTAACGGCGCTGAGCCCGCCCGAATTCGGGATTGTGGGTAGCCGGTCGGTGCGGCTAGTAGGCCAAAGCAGCGTACTTACCGTGACCAGCCGCGAGTACGACATGGAACTGGACACGGTCCAGACCTTCAACAGCGCTCAGCTCAAAACCAAGCGTGTGGCCGCCGTGATGGTACCGGAGTGGAGCGAAACCCTCCCTAGCTTCGCCGGCCGCGACAGTGTGGTGTGGTACTGGCGCCTGCGCCTGCACGCTCCGCAGGGCGACGAAAGCCCGGATTGGGTGGTAAGCTCCTTCCGCGTAATAAACGGCCGCAACGGCGGCTGGTCGCAGAGTCACCCGGGCCAGTTCCGCCGCGACGAGCGCAGTGGCATTGAGGTAGCCGTGCCCGGTGGGCAGTGGAGCTTCAATGCTGGCACGCAGGAAGCTACCGTAACCTCTACCCGCATCGGCCCGGCCCGGGAGTGGCAATCAGTCTTCCACACCATCCGAACCAGCACTAACAGCAACTACACGCTTCGGCTGTTGGGCGTTGACTCGCTGGGGGTAGTGACAGTACTCAACCCCAACATTACCAGCCGCACACTGGCCTTAACCGGCATTTCGGCCCAGAAGTACCCTTACCTGCAGCTGCAAGCGGTGCTGCGCCAAACCGGTAGCGGTCCGGCTCCGCAGCTAGAGCAGTGGCTGGTAACGTACCAGGGCATTCCTGAGGGCGTGGTTCGGCGGGATGTGGTGCTGGCCTCTGCGCCAGCGGCCTATGATGCCGCCACGCTGGCCCAACAGGCCCGCACAGGCACGCTGACCATTCCGGTAAGCTTCCAGAATGTGGCCGACTTCGACTTCACCGACCCTTTGGTAGCCTACATTCTGGTGCGCGACAATGCCAACCACATCGTACAGAAAAACGTGGTGTTCCGGGGTAGCCCACTGTTGGCGCACTCCCAGCGCACCTACGAGGTGAAGTTGAACATTGTAGGTCTGACGGGCACGCTCAGCGGACAGGTGGTCCTGAACCCTCGCCGCCAACCCGAGCAGTATTACTTTAATAACGAGTTGCCGCTGCCGAGCTTCGAGGTGGAAAACCGGGACACGCCGCCGGTGCTGGATGTGGCCTTTGATGGTCGCCACCTGCTCAACGGTGACATCGTTTCGACTCAGCCCATCATCAGCATTCAGCTGCGCGACGCGGACCGGCTGCGCCCTATGAAGGACCGTTCGGCCTTTATCGTGACGCTGACCCGCCCTAACGCTACGGCCTCCGTGCCGGTTGATCTGAATGCGGCGGGCATCACCTTCGTGGCCGACTCGGCCCAGGGTACGGCTCGGCTGGAGTATCAGCCTGGCAAGGCTACCCCTCTGCCCGATGGGGTATACACGCTGGAAGTGCAGGGCCGCGACGGCTCGGGTAACTTAGCTGCCTCGGAGCCCTACCGCATTACGTTTGAGGTAATCAGCAACACGAGCATCACCAACGTTTTCCCGTACCCAAACCCCGTAATCAGCAAAACGAAGTTTGTGTTCACGCTCACGGGTAGTACCGTGCCGCGCAATATGAAAATTCAGATTGTGAGCCTGACGGGCCGGGTAGTTAAGGAAATTATGATGGCCGACCTGGGGCCGCTGCGCATCGGTAACAACGTATCGGAGTATGCCTGGGACGGCACCGACGACTACGGCGACCGGCTGGCTAATGGCACCTACCTCTACCGGGTGGTCCTAGACGACCCCGAAGGCCAGTTCAAGCAGCGGCAAACCAGCGCCGATAAGGCCTTCAAGAAAGGTTGGGGCAAGCTGGTACTGCTCCGCTAG
- a CDS encoding putative type IX sorting system protein PorV2 yields the protein MPHFFRCTSLVLGLGLSVGALAPAFAQTKTPKYSNEFLNIGVGGRALGMGKVQVSLADDATAGYWNPAGLASQKTKYDAVLMHSELFSGIVKNDYAAFSMALDDKSAIGASFIRLGVDDIADTRALVNEYGYINYDNIRYFSVADYALLLTYARKIGNIEGLQVGANAKVVYRNIGSFANAIGFGLDAGAQYQRNNWRLALMARDITTTYNAWSINSEEYEGYAVETDAIPKNSTEITLPTFVLGVGRTVKLPNEFTATAAVDLELTTDGQRNTLVSSKVVSLDPRAGLELGYKQLVYLRGGVGNIQQVQSFTGKEEWKMQPSLGVGLALSGLRLDMALSRLAVEKLGRQSQPTSIIVSLGYGIK from the coding sequence ATGCCGCACTTTTTCCGTTGTACTTCGCTGGTGCTGGGCCTGGGGCTGAGCGTGGGGGCCCTGGCCCCGGCTTTCGCCCAAACCAAAACGCCCAAATACAGCAATGAATTTTTGAATATTGGGGTTGGGGGCCGGGCCCTGGGTATGGGCAAAGTACAGGTCAGTCTGGCCGATGACGCCACGGCCGGCTACTGGAACCCCGCCGGACTGGCCAGCCAGAAAACCAAGTACGATGCCGTGCTCATGCACTCCGAGTTGTTCTCGGGCATCGTAAAAAACGACTACGCGGCCTTTTCCATGGCTCTCGACGATAAAAGCGCCATTGGGGCCAGCTTTATCCGGTTGGGCGTAGATGACATTGCCGACACCCGGGCCCTGGTCAATGAGTACGGCTACATCAACTACGACAACATCCGCTACTTCTCCGTCGCCGATTACGCCCTGCTGCTCACGTACGCCCGCAAGATTGGGAATATAGAAGGCCTGCAGGTGGGAGCCAACGCTAAGGTGGTGTATCGCAACATCGGCAGCTTCGCCAATGCCATTGGGTTTGGCCTAGATGCCGGCGCTCAGTACCAGCGCAACAACTGGCGCCTGGCCCTCATGGCCCGCGACATCACCACTACCTATAATGCGTGGTCAATCAATTCGGAGGAGTACGAAGGCTACGCCGTTGAGACGGATGCCATTCCGAAAAACAGCACCGAAATTACCCTGCCCACGTTTGTGCTGGGCGTTGGGCGCACGGTAAAGCTCCCGAACGAATTTACCGCCACGGCCGCCGTGGACTTGGAGCTGACCACCGATGGGCAGCGCAATACGCTCGTTTCATCGAAAGTCGTGAGCCTGGACCCGCGGGCCGGCCTGGAGCTGGGCTACAAGCAGTTGGTGTATTTGCGCGGTGGCGTGGGTAACATCCAGCAGGTCCAATCCTTCACTGGTAAGGAAGAATGGAAGATGCAGCCCAGCTTAGGCGTCGGACTGGCCCTGAGCGGCCTGCGCCTGGACATGGCCCTCTCGCGCCTGGCCGTGGAAAAGTTGGGGCGACAGTCGCAGCCTACTTCCATTATCGTTTCGCTGGGTTACGGCATTAAATAA
- a CDS encoding PadR family transcriptional regulator, protein MKVENTQVQMRKGILEFCILEIIARGEVYASDMLEELTSARMIVVEGTLYPLLTRLKNAGLLDYTWKESTSGPPRKYYTLTEAGQEFLHQLRLTWEEVQDSIRIIRQKPHANGSALPAEPLL, encoded by the coding sequence ATGAAAGTCGAGAACACCCAAGTGCAGATGCGGAAGGGCATCCTGGAGTTCTGCATCCTGGAAATCATTGCCCGCGGGGAGGTCTATGCGTCTGACATGCTCGAAGAGCTTACCTCCGCCCGCATGATTGTGGTGGAAGGCACGCTCTACCCGCTGCTGACGCGCCTCAAAAACGCGGGCCTGCTGGACTACACCTGGAAAGAATCTACCAGTGGCCCTCCCCGCAAGTATTACACCCTCACCGAAGCCGGCCAGGAGTTTCTGCACCAGCTGCGCCTGACCTGGGAAGAAGTCCAGGACTCCATCCGCATCATTCGCCAGAAGCCCCACGCCAACGGCAGCGCCCTCCCCGCGGAGCCGTTGCTTTAA
- a CDS encoding PspC domain-containing protein has protein sequence MKKNISINLQGMIFHIEEDGYDVLSRYLAEVKAHFSGYRGHEEIVADIESRIAELFAARLSGLKQVITLEDVEAMTAKMGRVSDFQTADEAEDDEEILAEAVATGSAQGTYTGPRTSAGYSAGSNTGSGSSATAPAEEAEGTKRLYRDMANRKVAGVAAGLARYFVINPLWIRLGFLLLLIVLPILFDDTLMEEFGEKLPVVSVLTYIILWVVLPTRFDGTPTNEDPVFKKLYRDTDTGKVGGVSSGLAAYFRVDVVLIRILFIVGLFAGGFALPLYIILWILLPEAKTASDKLRMRGDAVTLSALDNNLRNSPFEEGGTPVNNRPVGTFLENFFTNISPLINSLGSIIRVVAGGILVLTGFGWLLASTIMMGVGLGVISASDNLDFGPFQPFVLFNDISPLAVLSFYLLTAIPALALLLSGLGLLLRRTILNRTASLSLLGLWLLGVVGSSVAGTRLAREFQRQEEITQTVPLNGLTRSSLVLERRQLENDEWVDLDIVGIDSGQVLRLERIISAKGATDSLARRTAATSTLHTLRVLNDSTLSVDDHFTYQPNARYRDQEMRLRLLVPQGRTFRMTEQFADWLNAEDFVNEQEPYHPEKFLFRMQGNKVACVNCTEADLRGGPNSEREEGEDNDDYNEGREDADISLNFGGVESFSTDENSYGSERQRFDETDFDHLSVVGPYRVVVRQGSGYSVRAAGSGRALRDIKIERDGQELTISPRNRDLFDSRRGSTEEVLLTIELPELNELSLVGGTRAQVNGFNSGNLRVQQAGGSQLRLQGDLQELRMELAGGCQAALQGSANNLEVEGTGACEVAAAEFTAQRADIDAIGASKVRVQVTQELEANAVGASLIEYSGKPGTVRREAIGAATIRAVD, from the coding sequence ATGAAAAAGAATATCAGCATCAACCTTCAGGGCATGATCTTCCACATTGAGGAAGATGGCTACGACGTGCTCAGCCGCTACCTGGCGGAAGTGAAAGCCCACTTCAGCGGCTACCGGGGTCACGAGGAAATCGTGGCCGATATCGAAAGCCGCATCGCCGAGCTGTTCGCCGCCCGCCTCTCGGGGCTTAAGCAGGTGATTACGCTGGAAGACGTGGAGGCCATGACCGCCAAAATGGGTCGCGTGAGCGACTTCCAGACCGCCGACGAGGCCGAGGACGACGAGGAAATCCTGGCCGAAGCCGTGGCTACGGGCTCGGCCCAGGGCACCTACACCGGCCCCCGTACTTCCGCCGGTTACTCGGCCGGTAGTAACACGGGCTCGGGTTCGTCTGCCACCGCCCCCGCGGAAGAGGCAGAGGGCACCAAACGTCTCTACCGCGACATGGCCAACCGCAAGGTGGCGGGGGTAGCGGCCGGCTTAGCCCGGTACTTCGTCATCAATCCGCTCTGGATTCGGCTGGGCTTCCTGCTTCTGCTCATCGTGCTTCCAATTCTGTTTGATGACACGCTGATGGAAGAGTTTGGCGAGAAGCTGCCGGTAGTATCCGTCCTGACCTACATCATCCTCTGGGTGGTGCTGCCTACCCGCTTCGACGGCACGCCTACCAACGAGGACCCCGTGTTTAAAAAACTCTACCGCGACACGGATACGGGCAAAGTCGGGGGCGTTTCCTCGGGGCTAGCGGCGTACTTCCGGGTAGATGTGGTCCTGATTCGGATTCTGTTCATTGTGGGGTTGTTTGCCGGCGGCTTCGCCCTGCCGCTCTACATCATCCTGTGGATTCTCTTGCCGGAGGCGAAAACCGCCTCCGACAAGCTCCGCATGCGCGGCGACGCGGTAACCCTGTCGGCCCTGGATAACAACCTGCGTAACAGCCCTTTTGAAGAAGGCGGCACGCCCGTGAACAACCGGCCCGTTGGTACTTTTCTGGAGAACTTCTTTACCAATATCAGCCCGCTGATTAACTCTTTGGGCTCTATCATCCGGGTAGTAGCCGGGGGTATTCTGGTGCTCACGGGCTTTGGGTGGCTACTGGCCAGCACCATCATGATGGGTGTGGGTCTGGGCGTGATTTCGGCCTCTGACAACCTTGACTTCGGTCCGTTCCAGCCCTTTGTCCTCTTCAATGATATTTCGCCGCTGGCCGTCCTGAGCTTCTACCTGCTCACGGCCATTCCGGCCCTGGCCCTGCTGCTTTCGGGCCTGGGGCTGCTGCTGCGGCGCACCATCCTGAACCGCACCGCGTCGTTGAGCTTACTGGGCTTGTGGTTGCTGGGCGTGGTAGGCAGCTCGGTGGCAGGTACCCGCTTGGCTCGTGAGTTTCAGCGGCAGGAAGAAATTACCCAAACCGTGCCGCTCAATGGCCTGACTCGTTCGTCGCTGGTGCTGGAACGCCGCCAGCTCGAGAATGACGAATGGGTAGACCTGGACATCGTGGGTATCGACAGCGGCCAGGTGCTCCGCCTGGAGCGCATCATCTCGGCCAAGGGCGCTACCGATTCGCTGGCCCGCCGTACGGCCGCCACCTCTACCCTGCACACGCTGCGGGTACTCAACGACTCGACCTTGAGCGTAGACGACCACTTCACGTACCAGCCCAACGCCCGCTACCGCGACCAGGAAATGCGCCTGCGCCTGCTGGTGCCCCAGGGCCGTACGTTCCGCATGACGGAGCAGTTTGCCGACTGGTTGAACGCCGAGGATTTCGTGAATGAGCAAGAGCCCTACCACCCCGAGAAGTTCTTGTTCCGGATGCAGGGCAACAAGGTAGCGTGCGTGAACTGCACGGAAGCCGACCTGCGCGGCGGCCCTAACAGTGAGCGGGAGGAAGGCGAGGACAATGACGACTACAACGAGGGCCGTGAAGACGCCGATATTAGCCTGAACTTCGGCGGCGTGGAATCCTTCAGCACCGATGAAAACTCCTACGGCTCAGAGCGGCAGCGCTTCGACGAAACAGATTTTGACCACCTGAGCGTTGTGGGTCCTTACCGGGTTGTAGTACGCCAGGGCAGCGGCTACAGCGTACGGGCGGCTGGCAGCGGCCGTGCCCTGCGCGACATCAAGATTGAGCGCGACGGTCAGGAGCTGACCATCAGCCCCCGCAACCGCGACTTGTTCGACTCTCGCCGCGGCTCCACGGAGGAAGTATTGCTGACCATTGAACTACCAGAACTCAATGAGCTAAGCTTGGTAGGTGGTACCCGGGCCCAGGTAAACGGCTTCAATTCCGGCAACTTGCGCGTGCAACAGGCCGGCGGCAGCCAGCTCCGCCTGCAGGGAGATTTGCAGGAACTGCGCATGGAACTAGCCGGCGGTTGCCAGGCCGCTCTGCAAGGCAGCGCCAACAACCTAGAGGTAGAAGGCACCGGCGCCTGCGAAGTAGCCGCCGCCGAGTTTACGGCTCAACGCGCCGATATTGATGCCATTGGAGCCAGCAAGGTGCGCGTACAGGTCACCCAGGAGCTAGAAGCAAATGCCGTCGGTGCGAGCCTGATTGAGTATAGCGGCAAGCCCGGTACTGTGCGCCGCGAGGCCATTGGAGCCGCCACCATCCGGGCCGTTGACTAA
- a CDS encoding CCA tRNA nucleotidyltransferase yields the protein MNQPHLPALPLFQTIADAAGELGYPAYVIGGYVRDLALGRESKDVDVVCVGDGIELAQTVGRKLPGRPRVTVFKNFGTAMLPTPEIEVEFVGARKESYRADSRKPEVEAGTLEEDLARRDFTINALGLSLNPADFGALVDRYDGMGDLQRKLIRTPLDPDVTFSDDPLRMLRAIRFATQLNFDIEPDTFDALARNKERIKIISQERITTELNKIIMAPKPSYGFKLLFQCGLLHLIFPKMAQLYGVEKVGQHAHKDNFYHTLQVLDNVVAAGGDLWLRWAAILHDIAKPATKRYDKRVGWTFHGHEDKGARWVPGIFTDLKLPLGEEMRQVQKLVRLHLRPIALVKEIVTDSAVRRLLFEAGDDIDRLMLLCRADITSKDHQRVARYLRNFDVVEQKLKEVEEKDHLRNFKPVITGEIIMETFRLRPSREVGELKEAVLEAILDGKVRNEYEEAFPFLLALGQQKGLEAVK from the coding sequence ATGAACCAGCCGCACTTACCCGCTCTTCCGTTGTTTCAAACCATTGCCGATGCCGCCGGCGAACTAGGCTACCCCGCTTACGTGATTGGGGGCTACGTTCGGGATTTGGCCCTGGGCCGGGAAAGTAAAGACGTAGATGTGGTGTGCGTGGGCGACGGCATTGAACTGGCCCAGACCGTAGGACGCAAGCTGCCGGGCCGCCCGCGCGTAACGGTATTCAAGAATTTTGGGACGGCCATGTTGCCTACCCCCGAAATTGAGGTGGAATTCGTCGGAGCCCGCAAGGAAAGCTACCGGGCCGACAGCCGGAAACCGGAAGTAGAAGCTGGCACGTTGGAGGAAGACCTGGCCCGCCGCGACTTCACTATCAACGCCCTCGGGCTCAGCCTAAACCCAGCAGACTTTGGGGCTTTGGTGGACCGCTACGATGGCATGGGCGACTTGCAGCGCAAGCTTATCCGGACGCCCCTGGACCCCGACGTAACGTTTTCCGACGATCCGTTGCGCATGCTGCGAGCCATTCGGTTTGCTACCCAGTTGAACTTCGATATTGAGCCTGACACGTTCGACGCCTTGGCTCGCAACAAGGAGCGCATTAAGATCATTTCGCAGGAGCGCATCACCACGGAGCTCAACAAAATCATCATGGCTCCGAAGCCTAGTTATGGCTTTAAGCTGCTGTTTCAGTGTGGCCTCTTGCACCTAATCTTTCCGAAAATGGCCCAGCTCTATGGGGTTGAGAAAGTGGGGCAGCACGCGCATAAAGACAATTTTTACCATACCCTGCAGGTGCTGGATAATGTAGTGGCGGCTGGCGGCGACCTATGGCTGCGCTGGGCGGCTATCTTGCACGACATTGCCAAGCCGGCCACCAAACGCTACGACAAGCGCGTGGGCTGGACCTTCCACGGGCACGAAGACAAGGGCGCGCGCTGGGTGCCCGGCATCTTTACCGACCTGAAACTGCCCCTAGGCGAAGAAATGCGCCAGGTGCAGAAGCTCGTGCGCCTGCACCTGCGACCCATTGCTTTAGTTAAGGAAATCGTGACGGACTCGGCGGTGCGCCGGTTGCTCTTTGAAGCCGGCGACGACATTGACCGCCTAATGCTGCTCTGCCGGGCCGATATTACCAGCAAGGACCACCAGCGCGTGGCGCGCTACCTGCGCAACTTTGATGTGGTAGAGCAGAAGCTCAAGGAGGTAGAAGAAAAGGACCACCTGCGCAACTTCAAGCCCGTCATCACTGGCGAAATCATTATGGAAACCTTCCGCCTGCGGCCTTCCCGGGAGGTAGGCGAGCTGAAGGAAGCCGTGCTGGAAGCCATTCTCGACGGCAAAGTCCGCAATGAGTACGAAGAGGCTTTCCCCTTCCTCTTAGCACTAGGCCAACAAAAAGGTCTCGAAGCAGTGAAGTAG
- a CDS encoding L-threonylcarbamoyladenylate synthase, protein MNTKFFREEVDAAVDALLMQQVILYPTDTVWGLGCDAELPRAVEQIYKLKNRPPEKACIVLVADAEMFARYAAVVPPNLPELLAAQQRPTTYVVPGSRHLAPNLLAPDGTIGLRVVQADEFCQKIVRRLGHGVVSTSANRSGEATPAVFAEIDPALVRQVDYVAHWRQDDQNRAAPSRVVRVGPAGELEVLRD, encoded by the coding sequence ATGAATACTAAATTCTTTCGTGAGGAGGTAGACGCCGCCGTGGATGCGCTGCTGATGCAACAGGTGATTCTCTACCCTACGGATACCGTGTGGGGCCTGGGCTGCGACGCCGAACTGCCCCGCGCGGTGGAGCAGATCTATAAGCTGAAAAACCGCCCGCCCGAAAAGGCCTGCATTGTACTGGTGGCCGACGCGGAAATGTTTGCCCGGTACGCCGCCGTAGTGCCCCCAAACCTGCCCGAACTGCTGGCCGCCCAGCAGCGGCCTACTACGTACGTGGTGCCCGGCAGCCGCCACTTAGCCCCGAACCTACTGGCCCCCGATGGCACCATTGGGCTCCGGGTGGTGCAGGCGGACGAATTTTGCCAGAAGATAGTGCGGCGCCTGGGGCACGGGGTTGTTTCTACCTCGGCTAACCGGAGCGGAGAAGCCACGCCGGCCGTGTTTGCCGAAATTGACCCGGCCCTGGTGCGCCAGGTGGACTACGTAGCGCACTGGCGCCAAGACGACCAGAACCGCGCCGCGCCCTCGCGGGTAGTGCGGGTAGGGCCCGCCGGCGAGTTGGAGGTGTTGCGTGATTAG